In a genomic window of Candidatus Bathyarchaeota archaeon:
- a CDS encoding helicase-related protein produces the protein MKKEIVDNESENYTMANFIRESLPTTRKFDVASGFFNVSGFAKIKNELWAVSKQPGFNMRLLFGREAQINETPETANCIGKDTTLNEELSNLAITEQTAQLIDDLINFLKQDTVQVRKNPRRFNHAKCYIFDEATAVGSSNFTGAGLEHNIELNAILYQPSAQEKVQEWFERRWQEGQDAKTELIELLESSKFGLPLEPYKMYMKFLYEYYKPRLEELERERGRVVELTSFQEDAVHTAMRIIQKYNGVLIADSTGLGKTHIGLELLRELVSVKRKKAMLIAPSQVIHTVWAPKLWEESIKTKDVTLESTGTESFHPEDHLNVDVVLIDESHNYRNFSTNRHMNLMKLLSSGKKKQVILLTATPIHNSLMDLYHQLSLITAGDDTHFADLGITDLRRYFVAADRKQLAQGIEDIIRLLDELMIRRTRQFIKENYSEALLNGQPVRFPERILRKVEYSLCALFGGAIYKQVLDTIDQLSLVPYRVDSYRISVEEKEKFEVEHRATLQKIGLLKRFESSVEAIRQSIQRLETFYKYFEKALDQNQILDSKSFHKLLMEISEQEGEENDEKFFEALQKVPLVPLTADYNKRQMKKDVQEDCKLLEPLKQSLNRIKPYADRKLIALKEQLVKDQVFEKDGKKVVIFTQFVDTARYIRDDLKTALADKRVELLTGETKEDTRSRILKDFAPIANKAESPPQREVDVLVSTDILSEGQNLQDANYVINYDLPWNPMKIVQRAGRVDRLGSRFDTATSAVFIPEQELEDLLKLLEKLETKIQKVADTIGIETTILGEKENPKNFNATARIAKEDSKLLDDLERSMELLPTETPFQFILAYLKKVGAKNLEAIPLGRRSGKRADLNGVVIFYREKSNPEGMHITYYDFKTGRFDHYNDITWLFRKIESDEEEPLILPIKGYEGFRQFALIDAKARQEILTAVNAPLDARLAQKIKPKNQRELTQEILNAYNTGKVSKEKALPIYEILNKENLVAWEDDFSEFLDEYRRTQNVDVLLTSLEQLFQKYRIDMREKRKPRAIQPEDLEVVAYMFLSREDFKDITLEA, from the coding sequence ATGAAGAAAGAAATCGTGGATAACGAGTCAGAAAATTATACGATGGCGAATTTCATAAGGGAATCTTTGCCGACGACTAGAAAGTTTGATGTTGCCTCTGGCTTCTTTAACGTGTCAGGCTTCGCCAAAATAAAAAATGAACTCTGGGCGGTCTCAAAACAACCGGGCTTTAACATGCGCCTGCTCTTTGGGAGAGAAGCCCAAATAAACGAAACCCCTGAAACGGCCAACTGCATCGGCAAAGACACAACGCTGAATGAAGAGCTCTCAAATCTAGCAATAACAGAACAAACTGCTCAGCTTATTGATGATCTGATCAACTTCCTGAAACAAGACACCGTTCAGGTACGAAAGAATCCAAGACGCTTTAACCATGCGAAATGCTACATTTTCGACGAAGCCACAGCAGTGGGCTCAAGCAACTTTACCGGCGCAGGATTAGAACACAACATCGAGTTAAACGCGATTCTCTATCAGCCGTCAGCTCAAGAAAAGGTTCAAGAATGGTTCGAAAGAAGATGGCAAGAAGGCCAAGACGCCAAAACAGAGCTAATAGAACTACTTGAAAGCTCAAAATTCGGATTACCTCTTGAGCCTTACAAAATGTACATGAAATTCCTTTATGAGTACTACAAACCACGCTTAGAAGAACTTGAAAGAGAAAGAGGCAGAGTCGTTGAGCTGACAAGTTTTCAAGAAGACGCCGTCCACACCGCCATGAGAATCATACAAAAATACAACGGCGTCCTCATAGCCGACTCGACGGGTCTTGGAAAAACGCACATAGGACTAGAACTCCTAAGGGAGCTAGTATCCGTAAAAAGAAAAAAAGCAATGTTGATCGCTCCGTCCCAGGTTATTCATACAGTTTGGGCGCCTAAACTCTGGGAAGAGAGTATTAAGACCAAAGACGTCACGCTTGAGAGCACAGGTACAGAATCCTTCCACCCCGAAGACCACCTAAACGTGGATGTGGTCTTAATCGATGAAAGCCACAACTACCGAAACTTCTCGACCAATCGCCATATGAACCTAATGAAGCTACTCTCATCAGGCAAGAAAAAACAAGTTATACTCCTCACTGCAACGCCCATCCATAACTCCCTGATGGACCTCTACCACCAACTCTCACTAATAACAGCAGGCGACGACACACACTTCGCAGACCTCGGAATAACGGACCTAAGAAGATACTTCGTCGCAGCAGACAGAAAACAACTCGCACAGGGAATAGAAGACATAATCCGACTCTTAGACGAGCTCATGATCCGCAGAACAAGACAATTCATAAAAGAAAACTACTCAGAAGCTCTCCTAAACGGACAACCTGTCAGATTCCCAGAAAGAATCCTCAGGAAAGTAGAATACAGCTTATGCGCCCTATTCGGAGGAGCAATATACAAACAGGTCCTCGACACAATCGACCAACTCAGCTTAGTTCCTTACCGAGTAGATTCATACCGCATATCAGTGGAAGAAAAAGAAAAGTTCGAAGTCGAACACCGCGCCACCTTGCAAAAAATAGGCTTGCTAAAAAGATTTGAAAGCAGCGTCGAAGCCATAAGACAAAGCATACAACGACTAGAGACATTCTACAAATATTTCGAAAAGGCTTTAGACCAAAACCAAATACTAGACAGCAAATCCTTCCACAAACTCCTCATGGAAATAAGCGAACAAGAAGGCGAAGAAAACGACGAAAAATTCTTTGAAGCCCTCCAAAAAGTGCCCTTAGTACCTTTAACCGCAGACTACAACAAACGTCAAATGAAAAAAGACGTACAAGAAGACTGCAAACTCCTTGAACCCCTTAAACAAAGCCTAAACCGCATAAAACCATACGCAGACAGAAAACTAATCGCCCTCAAAGAACAACTCGTAAAAGACCAAGTGTTCGAAAAAGACGGCAAAAAAGTCGTCATCTTCACGCAATTCGTAGATACAGCCCGGTACATCCGCGATGACCTGAAAACTGCGTTAGCTGACAAACGAGTAGAACTCCTAACAGGCGAGACCAAAGAAGACACCAGAAGCCGCATTCTCAAGGACTTTGCACCCATCGCCAACAAAGCTGAAAGCCCACCACAAAGAGAAGTCGACGTTCTAGTAAGCACCGACATACTCAGCGAAGGACAAAACCTCCAAGACGCCAACTACGTAATCAACTACGACTTGCCATGGAACCCAATGAAGATAGTTCAGAGAGCAGGCAGAGTTGATAGGCTTGGAAGCAGATTCGATACAGCAACATCAGCCGTATTCATCCCAGAACAAGAGCTTGAAGACCTCCTCAAACTCCTTGAAAAGCTAGAAACAAAAATCCAAAAAGTCGCAGACACAATAGGCATAGAAACTACAATCCTCGGCGAAAAAGAAAATCCCAAAAACTTCAACGCCACCGCACGTATTGCAAAAGAGGACTCAAAACTACTGGACGACCTTGAAAGAAGCATGGAACTACTTCCAACAGAAACTCCCTTCCAATTCATCCTTGCATACCTCAAAAAAGTGGGCGCAAAAAACCTCGAAGCAATCCCCTTAGGTAGAAGAAGCGGAAAACGCGCAGACCTGAACGGCGTCGTCATATTCTATCGAGAAAAGAGCAACCCTGAAGGCATGCACATAACTTACTACGACTTCAAAACGGGAAGATTCGACCACTACAATGATATCACCTGGCTATTCCGCAAAATAGAAAGCGACGAGGAAGAACCACTGATTCTGCCAATAAAAGGCTACGAAGGCTTCAGACAATTTGCCCTAATCGACGCGAAAGCTAGACAAGAAATCTTAACCGCCGTAAACGCACCGCTCGATGCACGACTCGCCCAAAAAATCAAACCCAAAAACCAAAGAGAACTGACCCAAGAAATACTAAATGCTTACAACACAGGAAAAGTCTCCAAAGAAAAAGCCCTACCAATCTACGAAATACTCAACAAAGAAAACCTCGTAGCATGGGAAGACGACTTCTCAGAATTTTTAGACGAATATCGCCGAACGCAAAACGTTGATGTTCTACTTACATCATTAGAGCAACTTTTCCAAAAATACCGAATTGACATGCGCGAAAAAAGAAAACCAAGAGCCATCCAACCAGAAGACCTCGAAGTGGTCGCATACATGTTCCTAAGCAGAGAAGATTTCAAAGACATCACACTGGAAGCTTGA
- a CDS encoding terminase family protein, whose translation MRGWRRRARTLRLEQAKAKVDRIEAIVGAHEVAERRQVEALQHSFKEFCERVFGFTPYAYQLDLEAKFEQYQFNAVRWPRQTGKSFIVSGLVLKYAIEHPNSYIAIVGPSWRQTKLNIRRIGGFARKYLGCERGIQKTRVSLPNGSVIEAFPNNPDTIRGPSFHVIWWEECNFTANDEDLYDAILFTLGTTNGRLIATSTPWNTDSLFWKMCNHKDYSDFGRTHITWQQALEPNGPLKPAIIEKIKRQFGDDPARWRREMEAEWAEDEDVWLPQSLIVSCVGTVKNCGFDLQEFNPEAECEGEFYAGLDLAQTRDYCVLSVVERLNDKLFLRHLKIFQQPTLYAQVLGYLKALQDRWGGFQKIRVDFTREGPSIIADIENSGIENAEGVNFSVPRKSEMASLLKQRMMNKQFYYPLLNWERPYRGDICTELNVERYELRKDGTIGFSHPNGIHDDVFWSVALAVFATVQMEPEPFLAVIPRRANRLQAIRKQLSKHKVMGSTR comes from the coding sequence ATGAGGGGTTGGAGAAGAAGAGCAAGAACGCTGCGGCTGGAGCAAGCGAAAGCCAAAGTTGACCGCATCGAGGCGATTGTGGGCGCTCATGAGGTTGCAGAGAGAAGGCAGGTGGAAGCTTTGCAGCATAGCTTTAAGGAGTTTTGTGAGCGGGTTTTTGGTTTTACGCCTTACGCTTATCAGTTGGATTTGGAGGCAAAGTTTGAGCAGTACCAGTTTAACGCGGTGCGGTGGCCGCGGCAGACGGGCAAGAGCTTCATAGTCTCGGGCTTAGTCCTCAAGTACGCCATTGAGCATCCCAACAGTTACATCGCGATTGTTGGGCCTAGCTGGCGGCAGACTAAGCTGAATATTCGGCGTATCGGCGGGTTCGCGCGGAAGTATCTTGGGTGTGAGCGGGGCATCCAAAAGACCCGTGTTAGCCTGCCAAACGGCAGCGTGATTGAGGCGTTTCCGAATAATCCTGACACGATTCGCGGGCCGTCGTTTCATGTCATATGGTGGGAGGAATGCAACTTCACTGCCAACGACGAAGACCTGTATGATGCGATACTGTTTACGCTGGGCACAACCAACGGCAGACTCATCGCCACATCTACGCCGTGGAACACAGACAGCCTCTTCTGGAAGATGTGCAACCACAAAGACTACAGCGACTTCGGCAGAACACACATCACGTGGCAGCAGGCGCTGGAACCCAACGGACCACTAAAACCCGCCATCATCGAGAAGATTAAGCGCCAGTTCGGCGACGACCCAGCAAGATGGCGTCGTGAAATGGAGGCAGAGTGGGCGGAAGACGAGGATGTGTGGCTGCCTCAGAGCCTGATTGTCTCCTGCGTGGGGACGGTGAAGAACTGCGGTTTTGACCTTCAAGAGTTCAACCCCGAGGCCGAATGCGAAGGCGAGTTTTATGCTGGATTGGACTTGGCGCAGACAAGGGATTACTGTGTGCTCTCAGTGGTTGAGCGCTTAAACGATAAGCTGTTTTTGCGGCATTTGAAGATTTTTCAGCAGCCCACGCTCTACGCTCAGGTTTTAGGCTACTTGAAGGCTCTGCAGGATAGGTGGGGCGGCTTCCAGAAAATCCGAGTGGACTTCACACGGGAAGGCCCAAGCATAATTGCGGACATAGAGAACTCTGGTATTGAGAACGCTGAGGGCGTCAACTTTAGTGTGCCGCGGAAAAGTGAGATGGCTTCGCTTCTGAAGCAGCGCATGATGAACAAGCAGTTCTACTATCCACTGCTCAATTGGGAGCGACCATACCGAGGCGACATCTGCACTGAGCTAAACGTGGAGCGTTATGAGCTGCGGAAGGACGGCACTATAGGCTTCAGCCATCCCAACGGTATCCATGATGACGTATTTTGGAGCGTGGCTTTGGCAGTTTTTGCCACAGTCCAGATGGAGCCTGAACCCTTCTTGGCTGTGATTCCACGTCGGGCTAATAGGCTGCAAGCTATCCGCAAACAATTGTCAAAGCACAAGGTTATGGGGAGTACAAGATGA